aataataaatttcatgTTGATTTACcaataattaatttctttatccaCTATATCATCAAAGTTAGACTCATtagaaaaaagttaattttatctttttcttttactcttattTCCATTGATTAGAAAATTATGCACAGTGTTTTACAAGTCATAGACTTGGCTACATATTAagatttcaaatttaaaactggaattaaattttgtttctatagACAGTGAAggaattttaactaaaaaaattaaagtcttgcCAAGTAGCATGCTATTTCAGCTCTCAGAATTCCTATGTTTTACTTTTACCAGtggaaaaaatctcatttatatttatggACTTACTTCCAAAATCAAGTCTTCAGTCCACTAAAGTGCAAAGAACTTTCCTTCTACCAGTTAGCTCTCTTAAATTACTAGAATAACTCCTTAGactagaaacagaaaaactagAATTCTTTGACAGGAATTCTTTAAGAAACAATTTCCCTTCAAAAACAGACAGACATGATACTGTGGAAAAACACCTAAACAAACATGAAACAAGCTCCCATCAGTATTTCCAGTTCCCAGAAAACCCAAATTTGCCCGACCTGTGAATGAAGGTAACAACTTCAGTGACTTAAATACTTTACAATCAAAGTTGCTTTCTCGTGGTCTCTAATATCTTCAAAAGGTCAGAACTGAAGATTATATTTGTATTAAGGTGTTTATTTCAAATAGTATTTTGGAAGTTAAAGTAATATTCAACAATTCTGCTCTGACTTCCAAAGTGCTTTTATGGtaattgttaaaaaagaaaagatgtaaaaatctGAATAATCTCCAAAGCTGTTAAAAAAGTTTATTGCATTAAACTGTTCACTCCAAATTATGGAGTACTAACTAGCCATTTAaacttttccttttgtaaaatggCTCTCCctacaaaatacttttttattaataCTGTCAATCAGTTACTCATTTCATTTACTTCAGCCATGGAATTCAAAATCGGCAGTTTCCCATGTCTTGATTCTTTTAAGTTTCTCCaacattttcttccatgttttttacATAGGAAACAAAAAACTTTTATCAAAACAACATTATTTATGTTTCAATTAGTCTGTTAATTCTGAAGATTAGCTTTTCAGAGCAGGACTATTATTCTTGTCTCCTTCTTTAATATCCTTCATTACAGATGCAAAGACCTGGAAATTATATAAAGGAAAgattaatcctcaaaataactaCTGCATAGATTAAAGAGATTTAAGTAACTATAGTTCATTAATATGAAAAACTTTAGTATATTTACCTCTGCCCCTGGAAGACTGCCATTCTCAAATCCTCTTGTTCATTTCAACccaattttatggtatataattaGATTCCAGTTTTCACTTgccaaatattctgaaattactATTGGTAACAGAACATCTTCTGGACCCatattcttacatttctttttcataagcAATAAAACTGTGAGCTTATGATGCCTATTGTCTATCATTCAAGGAGCAAGTGATTATGCTATCTTTTATGGTACTTAACTTAGATTGCCAACGTTTGCTTCCCTAACAGGACTAACCATCTAAAAAGCCAGTATCATACATTATATTCTTTCTATTGCAAATCCTTAGTATAAGGtaggtggtttgttttttaagtatgtgccacacccagtgtagagcccaacatagTGCCtgaactcatcaccctgagagcaagacctgaactgagaccaagagtcagactcctaacggactgagctacccaggtgtcctgggtcCCTACAGTAGGTGTTTCATACACTGTTGtctatttaaaatttgaagaaagaaagaaatgtgaagaaagacagaaataccaaagttacataaaaagaaaaaaaaaagccacagattTGGAAAGAGAAGCAATCTGCTTTAAATTCTTGccttttcaaagtaaaaaaattattttttaaaaaactttttaaattatgcactaatatttgagaaataaatagctcttaaaaaaaagattttatttatttattcatagacacagagagagaggggcagagacacagacagagggagaagcaggctccatgcagagagcccgatgtgggactcgattccgggtctccaggatcacaccctaggctgcaggcggtgccaaaccgctgcgccactggggctgccccgagAAATAAATAGCTTTTATAAGAAGGCAACTAATTGTCTTAACACATCTTTTAGAATAAGTAGGAAAAAGTAACTCTACCTGAGTCCATTTTTTGGTGCTATTCTGCATCTGAATGGCTGCAATACAGCTGAACAGCTTTTCTGATGTGATATCTTCTGGTAATTTAGTTAGAAACTGTGCTATATGAATAAAGTCCATTTGTAGGAGAATATCTTCATATAATCGGAGGATTCCTAATCCAGTCCTAAATAAAAATTCCTCCCCATCTCTGCAAAATACATCCCAGACTCGACAGGCCAGGTCAAGTGGTAGTGATTTGCTATATAGTGTGAAGATCCTAAAATTAGGGAGAAAACAGTCATTGatacttttcattcatttattcattcactcattaatcATCTCTATATAAAAAGAACAGTGTTTAATTAGGGATTAGAAGGTAAATACGATACGATTCCTTCCTTCAAAGAACTTGAGTAGTGGGAAAGGAGTAAGTAATTTACAACCTCCCACAGAGACCTGGCCTAACACAAATTAGAGTGGCAAAACACCTAGTGGTTAGGGTTGTGGGCTCTGAAACCAGAATGTCTGAGTTTGGCATTAGGAGTGTTACCTTGAGGAAGATATATACCcctgctgtgcctcagtttcctcattagtaAACAAAGTATAATATTACCTCTCAggattgttttgaaaattaaaggaataaatgcAAAGTattcagaacagtgcctggcacataagaaatgttcaataaaagttacttattattttatgagGAACCCAAATATCATCTTTTAGTAACCTAAATACAAAATTGTAACAtctgacttttctcttttctcccaccATAAACATATactgggttgttgttttttttcctttaccaaaCTTTACTTACTACTTCTTTTGGAGTATATATGGTTCCAACAGAATCACTAAAATGGTTTTGCCATCCTTTCTGACAATGTCTGATCATGTAATTCTCTATCAAGTGGTACTTTAAGGCAGCATTTTGGTTGGGGAAACAGGGAGAGCAGATGCTAGAGAACTTCTCTTGAAGCAGCCTTGGCaaaagttttttgggtttttgtttttttagattttatttgtaagtaatctctacacccaacatggggctcaaacttataaccctgagatcaagagttgcacacctCACCAACTAAGCTAGCTGCCCCCaaagtaagactttttttttttttttcaaagactgtgTTTATCTGAGGCAGTGCTGATGAAACTTGAGGGAGGGAACTAAAGCCTCTTCCCACCCCTACCCTTTAGCACTGCCActtacttatttctcttttttcttgcatGACTGATTCTGGAATTTGTCCGCAGTAAGTTCAATAGAGGCAGTTAAACAAAAATCCATGTCTATTTCTTAATTATAAACACATTTAACTGCATAGCAAAAGCACACCCCTGGTAGTACAGAGAATGGTAATTCATTGCTCAAAATGAGAGAGGGTACCAGCAGTGCCTAGGAAGTACACAGTACTATTAGTTACATCCTGCTCCCTGTTATCAACTGTGATACTTGTTGGTCCTCAAGACGGACAATTGAATACCTTCCCCCCTCTCTACAGATTTAGTATTTGATCTTGGTCCTCTGGGTCTCATAACATACAATCTTTCTCCTCCCCATTATCTTGAGTCCTTCCCAAAGGAGCTCTAATGTTCCTAGTGGGAACTGAAAAGAATACactgaaaaataagtttttaaaaaagcttaaataaaccaaaaacaactGGGAATATAGCATATTTGATCAAGgccattaattatttttctatattaaaactTAGTATCATTTATATGAAATCAACTGAATTTGATAATTGGGATTTTATGGcaatgtgggggaggggagaggggaggggccccAGCCAGGAGCTTctgaagggggggtgggggggtttcGGCTGGGGGGTGTCAGGTGTCTCTAGTTGCAAAGGATGGTTGAATGGAGGCACTGGAGGCATGGCCATATGGAAGGTCTGAATGTTTcatatgtactcttttttttcttttttttaaagattttatataatcctgacagacacagagagagaggcagagacacaggcagagggagaagcaggctccatgcaggaagccctactGCAAcactggactccatcccaggtctccaggatcacaccctgggctgaaggtgacgctaaactgctgagccacccgagctgccccttAACAACCTATCTTAAGATAATTGCTGCTCCCTTTGGCACAATTCACCACCCCACCATTCTCTATCAACTGGCAGCCTCATATAAGAGTCCTCggcaagcaaaacaaacaaaaaaagagtccTTGGCAAGGAAGACGTATAACTGTAATGTTGGGAAAAAAGAGTGATCTCTTCTGTCAAaaagatggattaaaaaaaaaaaaaaaggctggagaaagtcttgaaaaaaaacaaagcccttAGTGAACACAACAACAACCCACTATCATAACTATCGCAAGTTCTTGTatgttaaaaatgataaagacatGGCTCTTTCTGATACCATAGCATGTAGATATTGAAGGAGATAATAATCCATGTAGAACACTCTCACTACAACCCAAGATACAggtattattctaattttatacatAAGAAACTAAAATACAAACTGAGAGATTCTGATTTCAGCCCATAATCAAATGCCTCCCCACAAAAATGTGAGAGTTTCTCTATTTGTAAGGGAAGGAGTTTTTATCGTGTGAGTGAGATTTACACTAGttcctaaaatatacaaaaaagttatactttgttttcttttaattgtattttacttATGTTATGACTTACCAGTCTATCAAGTATATGTCTGGTGTAAGACTGTaagatttaaaatgaagaaataatttggagagattttcttcaaaaaatacttCAAATGTTGCAAAATATTTCAACATCTAAAGACAGAAATACCAATAAAGTTATTGAGAAGTATActttagaaatagagaaattaaatCCTTAATAATAAATTAAGAGAATATCTTGCTTAGCACTGTTTTCTGAGTCTTTTCATCAATGATTGGTAGGAGTTTTCAATGAAAAACTTATTTTAGATCAGATTATTTTGGTCTTCTAATTACTGTTTCTTACCCTGAGCATTCAGACTATAAACATGAATGTCAAAGGAAAACACAATTCATTCCAAATGTTCATACCATGTTGTGATCCACACGAAAAAAGGCCAACTGGCATGGCTTGTTGAGGAGGTTTGCAAATGCAATGAAGGCATCTGCCTCTTCCAAATTGAGAATGAGAACTGCTGCTATGAAAGACATCCCTTGTaccttcaaagagaaaagaaattaatcaaAATGTGCTAACAATAATTCTATACAGTTTATcttattgtattcttttatttttttattttttttaaagattttatttatttattcatgagagacagaggcagagacacaggcagagggagaagcaggctccatgcagggagcccgacgtgggactccatcccggtctCCAGGAATACACCCCgggttgcaggcggcgccaaacctctgtgccaccagggctgccctattgtattctttaaaaaaaatttttttaaagattttattcatccattcatgaaagacagagagagagcgagagaggcgtAGAGGTATTTTAAGAATACTCATTGTAGTCTTAAAAAAGTATAAagcggggcagccccggtggctcagcagtttagcaccaccttcggcccagggcgtgatcctggaaacccgggatcgagtcccatgtcgggctccctgcatggagcctgcttctttctccctctgcctgtatctctgcctgtgtctctgcctctctttctttctgtgtctctcatgaatacataaaatctttaaaaaaaattataaagtaatgtTAAAGTAGAATTaatcaagatttctttttatatgtcAATGAAAGTAAATATAGAGAACCTGCTAATAATTATGAAATCTCCCTAATCTTACATTTCTTGTTCATgtgttataatttaaaaagaattagggagggtagcccaggtggctcagcggtttagcgccgccttcagcccagggtgtgatcctggagacccgggatcgagttccacggcaggctccctgcatggagcctgcttctccctctgcctgtgtctctgcctccctctctctctctgtgtgtctctcatgaataaataaataaaatcgtaaaaaaaaaaaaaaaaagaattagggaaaatttgtgaaaaaaattctgaagaaagTATCTGCTTTTACTTGCTACAAAAGCCTATCTCTGTGTACTAATctcactttcattttctctcGGTCTGAAGTCTTTCAAAGTAGAGGATAGAGAAAATCCGGTGATTGTCTTCATTGTCACAGCACATCTGTCTGAGGTAGAAAGTGAGGAACCAAGAATAAAAGAGATGAGAAGTGCTGCTGATGTTCTAAGACagtaggggtggtgggaggatgAACAGTAAGGCTAGGTTCCTGGAAAAGCAGGacgaaaaaataagaaaaaacattccagggaagaaaagaaatataagcaaagACACATAGGACCAGCCCAGCTGGAGCACAATCTTTATATTGAGAGAACTTAAGTAGGATGCATTTACAAACAGTGAAAAGCCCTGAGGAAAAAGATCGGCCACACAGATGCTTGCTTGTGAGTTATGGAGAACTGCTGTACATTTTTGAGTAGGTAAGTGATATGGAGCCACTGCTCATTCTTTAACTAAAAAACTTCATCAGGCACTTATTTCTGGTAGAGATGTGCATAACAGACTTACACAAAACAACACTAACAGTGTTTACAATGAAACCActgtctcgggatccctgggtggctcagcggtttggccgcttgcctttggcccagggcgggatcctggagaacggggatcgagtccctcatcgggctcctggcatggagcctgcttctccctctgcctgtgtctctgcctctctctctctctgtgtgtgtctatcgtgaataaataaataaaatcttaaaaaaagaaagaaagaaaccactgtcccattttttttgaaggtttgcCTACAATCACTATGTCTCCTTTCTCAGTACACTTCAGTTTGGATTCCCACTCCATTACTATACTATCTTGAAATTCCTCTTGCCAGGATGACCAATAACTTGTAAAATGAGTACTTTTCTACCCTCAGAATTCCCTTTGCTTCTGTGATCCGGTATTTCTTGTTTTCCTCCTACCTCTCTGGCTTCTTCTGGGTACTCTTTGCAAAATCTGCAGTAATTCCCTACTTGATTTTCTAGAGTATAAATTCCATGAGGATAGGACCTGTGGCAGGCAGAATAACATGCCCAGGATGATATCCACAACCTAATCCTTGTAACCCGTGAAAATGTTACCTTGCAAGGCAGAAGGGACTTCgaagatgtaattaaattaaggattttgtgATGGTGAGATTACCCTGAATTATGTGGGTAGCCCAATGTAATCATCTCGTCCTTTTAAATGACGGAGGGAGGTAGGAGACTCACAGAGAGATTTGAGgatgctttgaagatggagggtgggggtggtcagGAGTCAAGGAATGTaggcagcctccagaagctggtaaaggcaaggaaataaattcttctccagagcctccagaaggaaaacAGCCCTGCTAATAAACCTTGACTTTCAGACTTCTAATCTCCAGAGCTGCCAGATAataaatttgtactttttttaaaaagatttatttctatgagaaagcaagagagagcacgcacGCGCAAGTGAATAGAGACAgaaggagtagcagagggagaagcaggctcctccctgagcagggaacccaacatagctcaatcccaggaccctgggatcaccacctaagccaaaggcagacacttaactgactgagccacccaggtgccctgaaatttGTCTTGTTTAAAGCCACTacgtttgtggcaatttgttatggccataataggaaactaatacaatacaGAGACGAGACCGTGTCTGTTTGttcacaattatatttttagtacCACAAAATCTGTTGAATGGATGCAAGGGAAAGCTGTTAGCCATCTGTAATAGGcagcaaagagaagaaattaatatatttaattgaatCTAAGATGCTgtttaagaaacattattttatgtaacactgaaaaaggaaaatgctgcCAATTAAACAATGACAATGCACAATGTGCGGCTTGAACTcaccaaccccaagatcaagagttgcgtgctctactgactgagccagctaggcacccctaaaattttacttcttaaacACCTTATGTATAGATCACTCAGCTTAAAAGGCTGGGCacgagcttacttaaaaaaataaaactttagtcaTTTGAAGTACCTGTGTAACCCATCCACTTTCTGTTACTTGAAGTCTTTCTTTATTCCCCTATGCCTGCCTAGGTCATAGGAGGAGGTCATCTACTCAGATTCCCCATTCTTTATTACCCTTACATGCTGCACACAGATCtttcttgttttagttttgctgatAATCACTATAGACAAATGGAGAACTATAATGAAAAATCAATGTGGGAAAGTTACAAAGTTTACCAAGGTCTTAGAGTAAAATCCTTGTCTACAGTTTTTTACTCCTCCTGAGCTATTAGAAAATGTGTCTTCTCACTTCCACTTTTATGATTATGAGACACACCGACTTTCCAGCCCCACCACTGCACAAGCCCAGTTCATAGTAGACCCAGTCTAGGCAAAATAATAGCTACCTACTTCCTTGCTGCAAAGGAGAAAGCCTGTGTCAGAGGACCTTACAAGCAACTGATACTCAAGACTCTAGAGTTTTATTCTACTCAGAAGGAACCTATAACCATTTCTTCAAAGCAGAAAACGAATACAATTCAACAACCTAGACAGCAGTGGTCTTAAACTGGGAAGAAGGTGCCCTGGAGACACATAAAGAACTTTCCAGAGAGTACATGGTACACCGTGATGGATTATTTTAGAGAAATCCATTCCCAGATCCTCCATTTACATGTTCGCTTTCTATACATGGTTTGCCTAAGAATATCATTACATTCACAGTACCAAGTGAAAGTCACGGTCCTCACCCATTCTCTAACTTATGATGGTGAATCGCTCTGAACCATGAATGCGAAACAAAAGATAATTTGAAATACTGCTTGGAGGGAGCCCTATGGCCTCCTGTCACATATGTGAATAGAAATAGGACTGAATTTCAGTATATGTAGAATAGAGAGTAGTAGTAACAGCTTTCATTTGGTGACCTCACCTTTTCTATACCACTTTCTAAAAATGCACAGCGACTGAGGGAGAGTCCCAaggagaacaaataaaaaaatagtaatataatataGATTGGTGCACCCTTGGTTCTTTTAAACATAACTGGAATATGAACCAccaatttttttcaagatatacTGAATAAACCccagaaataaaacttttgtgTGGTTTACTGATAGATTCAGCATgtgttattaatataattaaaaacctattctggggatccctgggtggctcagcagtttggcgcctttggcccaggacgcgatcctggagacccaggatcgaatcccacatcaggctcccggtgcatggagcttgcttctccctctgcctatgtctttgcctctctctctctctctctctctctctgactatcataaataaatttaaaaaaaattaaaaaaaaaccctattctGTCAAATCACAACATGAAATATATGTTCTAACATAGTTtatactattataaaataaatctgacTTGGCTAGTTTGCCGTTAAGGCTTGGCATTACCACAGTTAGGTTATATTGTGTGGTCATTTTACATAAATTCAAAGAGATAATCTGTATAATTTGTAAACTATTAATGTAGAGcttgttcatatatttttcttttcctttctttttttttaacattttatttatttattcatgagcaacacagagagagagggagagacataggcagagggagaagcaggctaaccacggggagcccaatgagggactcaatcccaggaccccaggatcacggcctgagctgaaggtaaggctcaaccactgagccactcaagtgcccctgtatttttctttttttaaattgaagtatagttaacatatagtattagtttcaggtatacaccATAGTTATTTGACAGCTgtatatgtcatatatttttctttaagtggatagtatatatataattatattattattatttttttaagatttatttatttatttatgatagacatagagagagaagcagaaacacaggaggagggagaagcaggctccatgccagaagcctgaagtgggactcaatcccgggactc
This portion of the Vulpes lagopus strain Blue_001 chromosome 2, ASM1834538v1, whole genome shotgun sequence genome encodes:
- the TBC1D12 gene encoding TBC1 domain family member 12 isoform X2, with the protein product MVAEAKKREIKEAYKRKKIMKERFKQEENIASAMVIWINEILPNWEVMRSTRRVRELWWQGLPPSVRGKVWSLAVGNELNITPELYEIFLSRAKERWKSFSETSSENDMEGVSLADREASLELIKLDISRTFPSLYIFQKGGPYHDVLHSILGAYTCYRPDVGYVQGMSFIAAVLILNLEEADAFIAFANLLNKPCQLAFFRVDHNMMLKYFATFEVFFEENLSKLFLHFKSYSLTPDIYLIDWIFTLYSKSLPLDLACRVWDVFCRDGEEFLFRTGLGILRLYEDILLQMDFIHIAQFLTKLPEDITSEKLFSCIAAIQMQNSTKKWTQVFASVMKDIKEGDKNNSPALKS